One window from the genome of Synechococcus sp. PROS-7-1 encodes:
- a CDS encoding L,D-transpeptidase — protein sequence MPFPSWRIALPAGLALLCVGLAPMQARAEKTIEISLKQRYLTLFDNGKVVERFPVAIGAPESPTPAGSYAITRKEEAPVYHKGGKVIAPGPKNPVGVRYMAYFQIGSGEYAIHGTAWPNWVKLRAAVSLGCIRMLNKDVVTLFKQVDVGTPVVVTTN from the coding sequence ATGCCCTTCCCTTCCTGGCGCATCGCCCTGCCGGCGGGGCTGGCCCTGTTGTGCGTGGGCTTGGCTCCGATGCAGGCTCGGGCTGAAAAAACCATCGAGATCAGCCTCAAGCAGCGATACCTCACGCTGTTTGACAACGGCAAGGTTGTGGAACGCTTCCCTGTCGCCATCGGTGCTCCGGAATCTCCGACCCCCGCAGGCAGTTACGCGATCACGCGCAAAGAGGAAGCTCCCGTGTACCACAAGGGCGGCAAGGTCATCGCACCCGGTCCGAAGAATCCAGTTGGCGTTCGCTACATGGCTTACTTCCAGATCGGTTCCGGCGAGTACGCGATCCATGGCACAGCCTGGCCGAATTGGGTCAAGCTTCGTGCCGCCGTCAGCCTGGGATGCATCCGCATGCTTAATAAGGACGTCGTCACCCTCTTCAAGCAGGTGGATGTCGGCACTCCTGTGGTCGTAACCACCAACTGA
- a CDS encoding transporter substrate-binding domain-containing protein, whose amino-acid sequence MSATVEAVKVKVAFLLAGLTALVWPGDALAQTLRVGVSGSPPFVMKDGIALEGISLQIWDETADRLNRPYELIQFPTTEANIDAVVNGKVDLAIGPISITPGRLANPKIDFTQPYFHGTEDLLLPLRAPSLLARLRPFFGWAALSSAGGLMLLLFLVGNLIWLAERRRNAAQFPRHYLKGVGNGMWFALVTLTTVGYGDRAPLSKTGRTIAGVWMVMSLLALSSITAGLASAFTVSLSRLDPTAIRESSDLRGKTVAVVNGTTSQTWAKIYGARAKSASTLNEAIALLGKGTVDGVLFDGAPLRYYLQQNPEAPYKIAPFSLANQTYGFVLPMDSPLRTPIDVVLLDMQRKGEVKKITDSLLQ is encoded by the coding sequence TTGAGCGCAACGGTTGAGGCGGTGAAAGTGAAGGTTGCATTCCTTTTGGCAGGGCTGACGGCGCTTGTTTGGCCTGGTGATGCTCTGGCCCAAACGCTTCGCGTGGGAGTGAGTGGTTCTCCTCCCTTCGTAATGAAGGATGGCATCGCCCTGGAGGGGATCAGTCTTCAGATCTGGGATGAGACGGCGGATCGTTTGAACCGCCCCTACGAGCTGATCCAGTTTCCAACGACGGAAGCCAATATCGATGCCGTGGTGAATGGAAAGGTGGATCTGGCCATTGGGCCGATCAGCATCACCCCCGGACGTTTGGCCAACCCCAAGATCGACTTCACCCAGCCTTATTTCCACGGAACGGAAGATCTGCTGCTGCCCTTGCGAGCTCCGAGTCTTCTGGCTCGGCTTCGTCCCTTTTTTGGTTGGGCGGCCTTGTCCTCAGCCGGGGGATTGATGCTGCTGTTGTTTCTGGTTGGAAATCTGATTTGGCTGGCGGAACGCCGGCGGAATGCCGCTCAGTTCCCGCGTCATTACCTCAAGGGTGTGGGCAATGGCATGTGGTTTGCCCTGGTCACGCTCACCACCGTGGGCTACGGCGATCGGGCTCCGCTTTCTAAAACCGGTCGAACCATTGCGGGCGTTTGGATGGTGATGTCGCTTCTGGCGCTCTCGTCGATCACGGCGGGCCTGGCCTCAGCCTTTACCGTTTCGCTCTCTCGGCTTGACCCCACAGCGATTCGCGAAAGCTCGGATCTACGGGGCAAGACTGTTGCCGTTGTGAATGGCACGACCAGCCAAACCTGGGCGAAGATCTATGGCGCTCGCGCGAAGTCTGCCTCAACTCTGAACGAGGCCATTGCGCTGCTGGGCAAGGGAACCGTTGATGGGGTTCTTTTCGATGGTGCGCCTTTGCGTTATTACCTTCAGCAAAATCCCGAGGCGCCCTACAAGATTGCGCCATTCAGCCTGGCCAATCAGACCTACGGTTTTGTTCTGCCGATGGACAGTCCGTTGCGGACTCCGATTGATGTGGTGTTGCTCGATATGCAGCGCAAGGGAGAGGTCAAAAAGATCACAGACTCTCTTTTGCAGTAA
- a CDS encoding ABC transporter ATP-binding protein: protein MDLPHASRQDPPWLELQAIEAWAGGQRIVEDLSLRLWIGESTAILGPNGAGKSTLVKLISRCLHPVVQPQSHLRLFGEEHINLWSLRERLGVLDTELQQRIPNAMPCHELMLSAFFGAIGLRRGLHPTAEQIQQSADVLEQFNLSDLDNCRFGSLSDGQKRRVLIARAMVHQPQVLVLDEPTNALDLRARHGLLAQLRQLCRMGTTVIVITHQIDSIIPEITRVVGMRQGGVVVDGAPVEVLNDRVLSDLFQTPLKVLEAGGYRQVLPA, encoded by the coding sequence ATGGACCTTCCGCACGCAAGCCGGCAAGACCCACCTTGGCTGGAGCTCCAAGCCATCGAGGCTTGGGCTGGTGGTCAACGCATTGTCGAAGACTTGTCTCTGCGTCTCTGGATTGGCGAATCCACAGCGATTCTCGGACCGAACGGTGCCGGCAAAAGCACCCTCGTGAAGCTCATCAGCCGTTGCCTTCATCCCGTGGTTCAACCGCAGTCCCACCTGCGGCTCTTCGGAGAGGAACACATCAATCTCTGGTCCCTACGTGAGCGTCTGGGAGTGTTGGATACGGAACTGCAGCAGCGCATCCCCAACGCAATGCCCTGCCATGAGCTGATGCTCTCCGCCTTCTTTGGAGCCATCGGTCTCAGACGCGGACTTCATCCCACCGCTGAGCAAATTCAACAATCCGCTGACGTGTTGGAGCAATTCAACCTGTCAGATCTGGACAACTGCCGATTCGGGAGCCTGTCCGATGGCCAGAAACGCAGAGTGCTGATTGCCAGAGCCATGGTGCATCAACCGCAGGTGTTGGTCCTCGATGAACCAACCAATGCCCTCGACCTGCGGGCTCGGCACGGGTTGCTGGCTCAGCTCAGACAGCTCTGCCGCATGGGAACCACGGTGATCGTGATCACCCACCAGATCGATTCGATCATTCCCGAGATCACCCGAGTGGTGGGAATGCGCCAAGGAGGTGTCGTTGTGGATGGTGCACCCGTCGAGGTGCTCAACGACCGCGTGCTGTCAGATCTGTTCCAGACGCCCTTGAAGGTTTTGGAAGCCGGTGGTTACCGTCAGGTGCTGCCGGCATGA
- the pgsA gene encoding CDP-diacylglycerol--glycerol-3-phosphate 3-phosphatidyltransferase — MVSPWRSWADRLTLFRAVLGAPLLLALAADQLSTAWVLLLLGAFSDWADGWMARKADGGSSWGARLDPLADKLLISAPLIWLASEQVLPLWSVWLLLARELLISGWRSGSQSGAPASWLGKTKTTLQFLSLFLLIWPPSWGAGSVVQGLRQLGWCLYWPALGLALWSGLAYITPPKAGHRRR, encoded by the coding sequence TTGGTCTCTCCCTGGCGATCCTGGGCGGATCGACTCACCCTGTTCCGTGCTGTTCTTGGAGCCCCTTTACTGCTGGCTCTTGCCGCCGACCAGCTCTCCACCGCTTGGGTGCTGCTGCTCTTGGGTGCCTTCAGTGACTGGGCTGATGGCTGGATGGCCCGCAAAGCCGATGGCGGCAGCAGCTGGGGGGCCAGGCTCGATCCCCTGGCAGACAAGCTTCTGATCAGCGCACCATTGATCTGGTTGGCCAGCGAGCAGGTCCTCCCCCTCTGGTCGGTCTGGCTGCTGTTGGCCCGGGAACTGTTGATTTCGGGTTGGCGATCAGGAAGCCAGAGCGGAGCTCCGGCCTCCTGGCTCGGCAAAACAAAAACCACCCTGCAGTTCCTGAGCCTGTTTCTGCTGATTTGGCCTCCGAGCTGGGGGGCCGGTTCAGTCGTCCAGGGGCTTCGTCAGCTGGGCTGGTGCCTGTACTGGCCAGCCTTAGGGCTGGCTCTCTGGTCTGGGCTGGCCTACATCACGCCGCCGAAAGCAGGGCATCGTCGCCGCTGA
- a CDS encoding DUF427 domain-containing protein, which translates to MAPERVADYPRPPRLEPSDDHVLVKVGGELLFDGKGCQRVLETYHPPTYYLPPTGIAMALLSPAAGRSFCEWKGVAEYFDVVTSRGRIHRAVWRYPSPTPSFQAIAGWFALYPGLMQGCWVNDEPVIPQPGGFYGGWITSAVEGPFKGDPMHPELI; encoded by the coding sequence ATGGCACCGGAGAGGGTCGCCGATTACCCCAGGCCACCACGTCTGGAGCCCAGCGACGATCACGTTCTGGTCAAAGTCGGCGGTGAGCTGCTCTTCGATGGCAAGGGCTGCCAGCGCGTGCTCGAGACCTATCACCCTCCCACTTATTACCTGCCGCCGACGGGGATCGCTATGGCTTTGCTCAGCCCGGCAGCGGGACGAAGTTTTTGCGAATGGAAAGGGGTGGCGGAGTACTTCGATGTGGTGACATCACGGGGCAGGATTCATCGCGCTGTGTGGCGGTATCCATCACCCACCCCATCGTTTCAAGCCATCGCTGGGTGGTTTGCGCTGTATCCAGGGTTGATGCAGGGATGCTGGGTCAATGACGAACCTGTGATCCCCCAGCCAGGAGGTTTCTACGGTGGGTGGATTACATCAGCTGTTGAGGGGCCATTCAAAGGGGATCCGATGCATCCGGAGCTGATCTGA
- a CDS encoding iron uptake porin, with protein sequence MTLATECEEVMKRLVPLALYGLLSVLNTSAAHSEMAAGTPASAPVAPYLEQLLQSAGCTAEIAPERALNRLQAAAELEDCVQRQGSDHEAIQRLISELSNELLQLRNHRLNRLDEAVNSLEATAFSPTTRLKGVTTFIVGGNAFAGTSDTLRNDIRSTFGASAFGYDEKLILRTSFTGKDLLNLRLRAGDLDSDQNTFGGGGPSQLSELEVAFQQGPFPDRLGVNRAWYQFPVGEDWTFTVGSRVNQSVMLAMWPSVYPDDTVLDLFTQAGASGAYSSNLGAGGGVMWERGPLSFSLNYIAGNGENGFSGSGMIGVDAGSSATAQVGWATDTWGIAAALATIQNGFNIIDYASPFTLRSFNQPGITTGTALSGYWQPPDDGWVPSVSAGWGWNSTRYRKTVKSDGLVSISQSWTVALQWSDWLFEDTSMGLAVGQPIFATALKGGATPDDAGFAMEGWMMVQVSDAISVTPALFYLSRPLGADTPQGTSLSQLGALLKTTLRF encoded by the coding sequence ATGACCCTTGCGACAGAGTGCGAAGAGGTGATGAAACGCCTAGTGCCCCTAGCGCTTTATGGCCTCCTGAGCGTGTTGAACACCAGCGCGGCTCACTCAGAGATGGCCGCAGGAACCCCTGCGTCTGCACCTGTGGCGCCCTACCTCGAGCAGCTGCTCCAGAGCGCGGGCTGCACAGCAGAGATCGCTCCAGAACGGGCACTGAATCGTCTTCAGGCGGCCGCAGAGCTTGAGGACTGTGTGCAGCGTCAGGGATCGGACCATGAAGCAATCCAGAGATTGATCAGCGAACTCAGCAATGAACTGCTTCAGCTGCGCAACCATCGGCTGAATCGCCTGGATGAAGCCGTCAACAGTCTCGAAGCCACAGCGTTCTCTCCGACAACGCGGTTGAAGGGAGTCACCACGTTCATCGTCGGAGGCAATGCCTTCGCAGGCACCTCCGACACGCTGCGCAACGACATTCGCAGCACCTTTGGAGCATCGGCCTTTGGCTACGACGAGAAGCTGATCCTGCGCACGAGCTTCACGGGCAAGGATCTGCTTAATCTCCGGCTGAGAGCTGGCGATCTCGATTCAGACCAAAACACCTTCGGAGGAGGTGGACCCAGCCAACTCTCGGAATTGGAAGTGGCTTTTCAGCAAGGGCCTTTCCCAGACCGCCTCGGAGTCAATCGCGCCTGGTATCAGTTCCCAGTGGGTGAGGACTGGACGTTCACCGTCGGTAGCCGTGTGAACCAGAGCGTGATGCTGGCGATGTGGCCCAGTGTCTACCCAGACGACACGGTGCTGGATCTGTTCACCCAGGCAGGAGCTTCAGGGGCTTACAGCAGCAATCTCGGCGCCGGTGGTGGTGTGATGTGGGAACGAGGACCGCTGAGCTTCAGCCTTAACTACATCGCCGGAAACGGCGAGAACGGTTTTTCCGGGTCGGGAATGATCGGGGTGGACGCAGGCAGCAGTGCCACCGCGCAGGTGGGCTGGGCCACGGACACCTGGGGAATCGCCGCAGCGCTGGCGACCATCCAGAACGGTTTCAACATCATTGATTACGCCAGTCCTTTCACCCTGCGCAGCTTCAACCAACCCGGCATCACCACAGGCACGGCCTTGAGCGGGTACTGGCAACCCCCCGATGATGGATGGGTCCCATCGGTCAGCGCCGGGTGGGGGTGGAACAGCACGCGCTATCGCAAAACGGTGAAGAGCGATGGGCTGGTGTCGATCTCCCAGTCATGGACGGTGGCTTTGCAGTGGAGCGATTGGCTGTTTGAAGACACATCCATGGGGCTGGCCGTCGGCCAACCGATCTTTGCGACGGCTCTGAAGGGAGGGGCGACTCCCGACGACGCCGGTTTCGCCATGGAGGGCTGGATGATGGTTCAGGTTTCAGACGCGATCAGCGTCACGCCCGCGCTCTTCTACCTCAGCCGCCCCCTGGGAGCAGATACGCCCCAAGGCACATCCCTGAGTCAGCTTGGCGCCTTGCTGAAAACAACCCTGAGATTCTGA
- a CDS encoding CopG family transcriptional regulator, with the protein MSFLQTLLHELQVQLRSEHQEITAGQVAEAAESERVNVTLPAGVMNRLKQQALAEGRSCSSLATFLIEEGLRRHGPLQ; encoded by the coding sequence GTGTCATTCCTGCAGACCTTGCTCCATGAGCTGCAAGTACAGCTGCGTTCAGAGCATCAGGAGATCACCGCCGGGCAGGTCGCTGAAGCCGCTGAATCGGAACGGGTCAATGTCACCCTTCCCGCTGGTGTGATGAATCGACTCAAGCAGCAGGCACTGGCAGAAGGCAGAAGCTGCAGCAGCCTCGCCACTTTTCTGATTGAGGAGGGCCTACGCAGGCATGGCCCCTTGCAATAA
- a CDS encoding PCC domain-containing protein: METLTLKLEPGQDLHQSLHQLASDHQLSGFVLGVVGDLSAACFQCPGQPNPTRMQGILEVITLNGTVSPQGVHLHLSLSDGACQVWGGHLEPGTIVHRGVQLMVGLSELPGQSSPTTSNERVELAVLPGCPWCHRARQLLERHAVPHRLISVESDSIFEACWRRSGLQVFPQIFVDGDYFGDYTALHQLHQSGQIESLR, translated from the coding sequence ATGGAGACTCTGACCCTCAAGCTGGAACCCGGTCAGGATCTTCACCAGTCCCTTCATCAACTTGCATCCGATCATCAGCTCAGCGGTTTCGTTCTGGGAGTTGTTGGCGATCTTTCAGCCGCTTGTTTTCAGTGCCCGGGGCAACCCAATCCCACCAGGATGCAAGGCATCCTGGAAGTGATCACTTTGAACGGCACGGTGTCTCCGCAGGGAGTTCACCTCCATCTCAGCCTCTCGGACGGAGCATGCCAGGTTTGGGGTGGACATCTCGAGCCAGGAACCATCGTGCACAGGGGCGTGCAGTTGATGGTCGGACTGAGTGAATTGCCAGGTCAGAGCTCACCAACAACCAGCAATGAACGGGTCGAGCTGGCCGTTCTCCCAGGGTGTCCCTGGTGCCATCGCGCACGCCAGCTTCTCGAACGGCATGCGGTTCCCCATCGCCTCATCTCCGTCGAGTCCGACAGCATATTTGAGGCCTGCTGGAGGCGCAGTGGGCTGCAGGTGTTTCCCCAGATTTTTGTTGATGGGGACTACTTCGGCGACTACACCGCCCTCCATCAGCTGCATCAGAGTGGCCAGATTGAGTCTCTGCGATGA
- a CDS encoding NAD-dependent epimerase/dehydratase family protein — translation MQILLMGGTRFVGKPLVSRLLQQGHQLTLFTRGRQPLPAGVESCVGDRQDDTALEQLRGRRFEVVIDSSGRTLADSQKVIERTGAPSHRFLYVSSAGVYAGSESWPLDEQSPLDPKSRHAGKAETEAWLMREGIPFTSFRPTYIVGPGNYNPVERWFFDRIVHERPIPLPGDGTTITQVGHVEDLAEAMARSLEVDAACNRIYNCSSHRGITFRGLIAAAAEACGRACADLDLRSFDPSGLDPKARKAFPLRLSHFLTDVSRVERELAWMPRFDAATSMADSFQRDYQLNPTPNPDFSGDDALLSAA, via the coding sequence GTGCAAATCCTGTTGATGGGTGGGACCCGCTTTGTTGGGAAGCCTCTCGTGAGCCGCCTTCTGCAGCAGGGTCATCAGCTCACCCTGTTCACCCGTGGTCGGCAACCCCTGCCCGCCGGTGTCGAGTCTTGCGTTGGTGATCGCCAGGACGACACCGCCCTGGAGCAGCTCCGTGGCCGCCGCTTCGAGGTGGTGATCGACAGCTCCGGACGGACTCTTGCTGACAGCCAAAAGGTGATTGAAAGGACTGGAGCTCCCTCCCACCGATTCCTTTACGTGAGCTCTGCTGGGGTTTACGCCGGTAGTGAGAGCTGGCCTCTTGATGAGCAGAGTCCCCTGGATCCAAAGAGTCGCCATGCCGGTAAAGCTGAAACCGAGGCTTGGCTGATGCGTGAGGGGATTCCGTTCACGAGTTTCCGGCCCACCTATATCGTCGGCCCCGGCAACTACAACCCGGTGGAGCGCTGGTTCTTCGACCGCATCGTTCATGAGCGCCCGATCCCGCTTCCGGGGGACGGAACCACGATCACCCAGGTTGGCCATGTGGAGGATCTTGCTGAGGCCATGGCCCGCAGCCTTGAAGTGGATGCTGCCTGCAACCGCATCTACAACTGCTCATCCCATCGCGGAATCACCTTCCGTGGGTTGATTGCTGCCGCCGCCGAGGCCTGTGGCCGCGCGTGCGCTGATCTTGATCTGCGTTCATTCGACCCCAGTGGCCTGGACCCGAAAGCCCGCAAAGCGTTCCCCCTGCGGCTCAGTCACTTCCTGACCGATGTCTCAAGAGTGGAGCGCGAACTGGCATGGATGCCCCGGTTTGATGCAGCTACCTCAATGGCTGACAGTTTTCAACGGGATTACCAGCTGAACCCCACGCCCAATCCGGATTTCAGCGGCGACGATGCCCTGCTTTCGGCGGCGTGA
- a CDS encoding PAP/fibrillin family protein — METLIRLLKDHPKDPAIAGLIKDAEAGSDVDLNQQSQQLSGVWDLRWSSASQPWLKQAAWLDNLQILDPERSRGMNVLRLNGPLGRLAAITVEAELSIASATRVSVCFRKGGWVGPGLPGGGRLALMKTVTQSFPAWLEITALDETLRICRGNAGTIFALLRRNDLSIESFFFSRLNQHQRLSRRHEAF, encoded by the coding sequence ATGGAGACACTGATCCGCTTACTCAAAGACCATCCCAAAGACCCGGCCATCGCAGGGTTAATCAAGGACGCCGAAGCCGGGTCTGATGTTGACCTCAATCAACAGAGCCAACAGCTCAGCGGGGTGTGGGACTTGCGCTGGAGCAGCGCCAGCCAACCCTGGCTGAAACAGGCGGCATGGTTGGACAATCTGCAGATCTTGGACCCAGAACGCAGCCGAGGCATGAATGTGCTGAGACTCAATGGCCCCCTCGGACGTTTGGCGGCGATCACAGTGGAGGCAGAGCTATCGATCGCTAGTGCCACCAGGGTTTCAGTCTGCTTTCGCAAAGGAGGCTGGGTCGGGCCTGGGTTGCCAGGAGGAGGCCGCTTGGCGTTGATGAAAACAGTGACTCAATCGTTTCCAGCCTGGCTTGAGATCACAGCGCTGGATGAAACGCTGCGAATTTGCAGAGGGAATGCAGGCACAATCTTTGCCCTGTTGCGACGGAATGACCTGAGCATTGAATCATTTTTTTTCAGTCGATTGAATCAACATCAACGACTGAGTAGACGCCATGAGGCCTTTTGA
- the pdeM gene encoding ligase-associated DNA damage response endonuclease PdeM encodes MAAIDATEADSAIPAGGCIWRWRDEQLVLLPDRGIWREASRDLLVADLHLGKAEVFQAFGIPVPSDEDRGTLGRLEEICTSCSPERIIILGDLIHGRQGLTPRLMSDLATLSERLETQILLVGGNHDRDLRMTMLPRQSSFRLGSLWLSHEPENGPATADLLNICGHIHPTATLRQGADRLRLPCFAYDEHEQRMLIPAFGELTGGHDCGHRYRKWLVAEGAIVPWLTPEPQPRKRRQAR; translated from the coding sequence TTGGCTGCCATCGACGCTACAGAAGCAGACTCAGCGATTCCTGCGGGCGGCTGCATCTGGCGTTGGCGGGATGAGCAACTGGTGCTTCTGCCAGATCGAGGGATCTGGAGAGAGGCGAGCCGAGACCTTCTGGTCGCTGATCTCCACCTTGGCAAGGCAGAGGTGTTTCAGGCCTTTGGGATACCCGTGCCGAGTGATGAAGATCGCGGAACACTGGGGCGTCTTGAGGAAATCTGCACCAGCTGCAGCCCCGAGAGGATCATCATCCTGGGCGATCTGATCCACGGTCGCCAGGGGCTCACCCCTCGATTGATGAGCGACCTGGCCACGTTGTCTGAACGGCTTGAAACTCAGATTCTCCTGGTTGGAGGCAATCACGACAGGGATCTTCGAATGACGATGCTTCCTCGACAATCGTCCTTCCGTCTGGGCAGTCTCTGGCTAAGCCACGAGCCGGAAAACGGCCCAGCCACGGCAGACCTGCTCAATATTTGCGGCCATATTCATCCAACGGCAACCCTGCGCCAAGGTGCTGATCGCCTGCGACTTCCTTGTTTCGCCTACGACGAACACGAGCAGCGAATGCTGATTCCTGCCTTCGGAGAGTTGACGGGAGGGCATGACTGCGGTCACCGTTACCGCAAATGGCTGGTGGCGGAGGGCGCCATCGTTCCTTGGCTTACTCCCGAACCCCAACCAAGAAAGCGACGGCAAGCCCGGTGA
- a CDS encoding DUF6737 family protein, producing the protein MTESTDTDLWSHKPWWCQPWTIVLTGLLVVGGSWLVLHRLWVTGPVALVVGCWWFLFLVIAPTAYRNQSR; encoded by the coding sequence ATGACTGAGTCGACTGACACCGATCTGTGGTCGCACAAGCCATGGTGGTGTCAGCCATGGACGATCGTTCTCACCGGCCTGCTCGTGGTGGGTGGCAGTTGGTTGGTGCTTCACCGGCTCTGGGTCACAGGCCCTGTGGCCTTGGTCGTGGGGTGCTGGTGGTTTCTCTTTCTCGTGATTGCACCCACCGCCTATCGCAATCAGTCGCGCTGA
- a CDS encoding NUDIX hydrolase, with amino-acid sequence MPFAVALAMLRQRDRWLLQLRDDIDGIAAPGCWGLFGGHLEQGESPETALRRELEEEIGWCPVNLRLWFNHCTAIRTAHVFVGELQKDLHQLELNEGQDMVLATAAELRSGRILSPKLKQTRPLAPTLTLLTVKLDAIDHSD; translated from the coding sequence ATGCCTTTCGCTGTTGCCCTGGCCATGTTGCGCCAGCGTGATCGCTGGCTGCTGCAACTCCGCGATGACATCGATGGCATCGCTGCACCGGGTTGCTGGGGACTCTTCGGCGGCCATCTGGAACAAGGAGAATCCCCAGAGACGGCTCTGCGCCGGGAGCTGGAGGAGGAGATCGGCTGGTGCCCCGTCAACCTCCGGCTTTGGTTCAACCACTGCACCGCCATCCGCACAGCCCACGTGTTCGTTGGTGAGCTCCAGAAAGACCTGCACCAGCTTGAACTGAATGAAGGCCAAGACATGGTTCTGGCCACTGCGGCAGAACTAAGATCTGGCCGAATTCTCAGCCCGAAGCTGAAACAAACCCGTCCGCTGGCGCCAACGCTGACTCTCTTGACAGTCAAGCTCGACGCGATCGATCACAGCGACTGA
- a CDS encoding CBS domain-containing protein, whose amino-acid sequence MVLQQTVGEVMSAPVLTVTPATPLKDAVTLLSDHHISGVPVVGDDGTLVGELTEQSLMVRESGVDVGPYVMLLDSVIYLRNPLNWDKQVHQVLGNTVADLMSRDCHSCVQSLPLPKAASMLHEKGTQRLIVVDEERRPVGMLTRGDVVRALASAQP is encoded by the coding sequence ATGGTGCTCCAGCAGACGGTCGGGGAGGTGATGTCCGCTCCGGTGCTGACAGTCACGCCTGCTACTCCCTTGAAGGATGCCGTGACTCTGTTGAGCGACCACCACATCAGTGGCGTGCCTGTGGTGGGTGATGACGGCACTCTTGTGGGTGAACTCACCGAACAGAGCCTGATGGTGCGCGAGAGCGGGGTGGATGTTGGGCCGTACGTGATGCTTCTCGACAGCGTGATTTATCTACGCAATCCCCTCAATTGGGACAAGCAGGTTCACCAGGTGTTGGGCAACACCGTGGCTGATCTCATGAGCCGCGATTGCCATTCGTGTGTGCAGTCTCTGCCCCTGCCGAAGGCTGCCTCCATGCTCCACGAGAAAGGAACGCAGCGATTGATCGTGGTGGATGAAGAGCGCCGGCCTGTTGGCATGCTCACCCGCGGTGATGTGGTGAGAGCCCTGGCATCCGCCCAGCCCTAG
- the hisA gene encoding 1-(5-phosphoribosyl)-5-[(5-phosphoribosylamino)methylideneamino]imidazole-4-carboxamide isomerase: protein MQIIPAIDLLGGSCVRLHQGDYDKVTRFNDDPVAQAMRWQDQGAERLHLVDLDGARSGEPANDSAIRAITSALTIPVQLGGGVRTAERAETLLTCGLDRVILGTVALEQPQLVIDLAERHPERVVVGIDARHGKVATKGWLEDSNTEATTLAARFSASAIAAIISTDISTDGTLEGPNLQALREMAEASSVPVIASGGVGCMADLLALLTLEPLGVEAVIVGRALYDGRIDLGEALRALASDRLQDPPSDLLQDFA, encoded by the coding sequence ATGCAGATCATTCCCGCCATCGATCTGCTGGGGGGCAGCTGCGTCCGTCTGCACCAAGGTGATTACGACAAGGTCACACGCTTCAATGACGACCCCGTGGCTCAGGCCATGCGCTGGCAGGACCAGGGCGCCGAACGACTGCACCTTGTGGATCTGGATGGAGCCCGCAGTGGGGAACCAGCCAATGACAGCGCCATTCGTGCGATCACTTCAGCACTCACGATCCCCGTGCAACTCGGTGGAGGGGTGCGCACCGCGGAGCGAGCGGAGACGCTGCTCACCTGTGGTCTCGACAGGGTGATCCTCGGCACCGTGGCGCTGGAGCAGCCCCAGCTGGTGATCGATCTGGCCGAGCGCCATCCCGAGCGGGTGGTGGTGGGCATCGACGCTCGCCACGGGAAGGTGGCCACCAAGGGATGGCTGGAGGACAGCAACACCGAAGCCACCACGCTGGCCGCCCGCTTCAGCGCCTCCGCCATCGCAGCGATCATCAGTACTGACATCAGCACCGATGGCACCTTGGAGGGACCGAACCTTCAGGCCCTTCGGGAGATGGCTGAAGCCAGTTCAGTTCCTGTGATCGCCTCTGGAGGCGTGGGATGCATGGCCGATCTTCTGGCCTTGCTGACGTTGGAACCGCTTGGAGTCGAAGCGGTCATCGTTGGTCGTGCGCTTTACGACGGACGGATTGACCTGGGCGAAGCGCTGAGAGCCCTTGCGAGTGACCGGCTTCAGGACCCTCCATCGGACCTGCTTCAGGATTTCGCCTAA
- a CDS encoding transcriptional regulator, with amino-acid sequence MTSRCSRCGSTSFRADRSLGGRLVCSHCGTPADQRVGGMRRPAVPSRRKGLAFWLVVAAIALLLVIVIQSL; translated from the coding sequence ATGACCAGCCGCTGCAGCCGATGCGGATCCACCAGTTTCCGCGCCGATCGTTCTCTCGGTGGTCGTCTTGTTTGTTCCCATTGCGGAACGCCTGCAGATCAACGCGTGGGAGGGATGCGCAGACCTGCGGTTCCCTCTCGCAGGAAGGGGCTTGCTTTCTGGTTGGTCGTCGCAGCGATCGCATTGCTGCTCGTGATCGTGATTCAGTCGCTGTGA